Proteins from a genomic interval of Sporichthyaceae bacterium:
- a CDS encoding alpha-E domain-containing protein yields MLSRIAESVFWIGRYLERADSTARILDVHMQMLIEDPWVDEQTVCSSLMEVMGVIEPGERTVEGAAQVLAELAYDLDSPSAIAGSIVAARENARGTRETISAEIFEALNATWTGLGERRRRAEKLGPHLFFAWIRERTGVMAGLVDSTMSRDEGWIFLTLGRSLERADMTARLLMLRTLPGGRAPTWGTLLRSCGSYESYLRTYRGPVRENLAAEFLIVDRLSPRSVFYALSQAEECLRTLDPAAGRSGFDDTARLLLGRARTDLEFRSRGDLLENFSEHLEQLQATCSAVSDAVARKYFPHVAPVTWTAELAGELIEVLD; encoded by the coding sequence GTGCTGAGCCGAATCGCGGAGTCCGTGTTCTGGATCGGCCGCTACCTGGAGCGTGCCGACTCGACCGCGCGCATCCTGGACGTCCACATGCAGATGCTGATCGAGGACCCTTGGGTCGACGAGCAGACCGTGTGCTCGTCGCTCATGGAGGTCATGGGCGTGATCGAGCCGGGGGAACGGACCGTCGAGGGCGCCGCCCAGGTGCTCGCCGAACTGGCTTACGACCTGGACAGCCCCAGCGCGATCGCCGGGAGCATCGTGGCCGCCCGGGAGAACGCCCGCGGTACTCGCGAGACCATCTCGGCCGAGATCTTCGAGGCCCTGAACGCGACCTGGACCGGTCTGGGCGAACGGCGCCGTCGAGCCGAGAAGCTCGGCCCGCACCTGTTCTTCGCCTGGATCCGCGAGCGCACCGGGGTCATGGCCGGCCTGGTCGACTCGACGATGAGCCGCGACGAGGGCTGGATCTTCCTCACCCTGGGCCGCTCGCTGGAGCGTGCCGACATGACCGCGCGGTTGCTGATGCTGCGGACCCTGCCCGGCGGGCGCGCCCCGACGTGGGGAACCCTGCTGCGCTCCTGCGGTTCCTACGAGAGCTACCTGCGCACCTACCGCGGCCCGGTGCGGGAGAACCTGGCCGCGGAGTTCCTGATAGTCGACCGGCTCTCGCCGCGCTCGGTGTTCTACGCGCTGTCTCAGGCCGAGGAGTGCCTGCGCACGTTGGACCCGGCCGCCGGGCGCAGTGGCTTCGACGACACGGCCCGACTCCTGCTCGGCCGGGCCCGGACGGACCTGGAGTTCCGCAGCCGCGGCGACCTGCTGGAGAACTTCTCCGAACACCTGGAGCAGTTGCAGGCGACCTGTTCGGCGGTCAGCGACGCGGTGGCCCGCAAGTACTTCCCGCACGTCGCGCCGGTTACCTGGACGGCGGAACTGGCCGGCGAACTGATCGAGGTGCTGGACTGA
- a CDS encoding transglutaminase family protein, whose translation MPWRLKVRHRTGFNYAADVLSSYNEARMTPLTDASQTSLESRIKISPRATAARYRDYWGSAVTAFDVHVPHSEMVIEATSLVETHPGPKHAEPVSWAVLRDSRVRDTHVEYLTPTPHTAVEAGVFAVAREIAGDRPPQAAAREVADWLRSEVAYVPGSTGVHTKAMEAWSERRGVCQDLAHLTVGLLRSLGIPARYVSGYLHPDPDAGLGVAVTGESHAWVQWWDGDWTAYDPTNGKPVGPEHVVVARGRDYWDVPPHKGVYPGPISTSLGVEVEVTRLA comes from the coding sequence ATGCCCTGGCGACTGAAGGTGCGTCACCGCACCGGGTTCAATTACGCGGCCGACGTGTTGTCCTCCTACAACGAGGCCCGGATGACCCCGCTCACCGACGCCTCGCAGACCTCGCTGGAGTCCCGGATCAAGATCAGCCCGCGCGCCACCGCGGCCCGCTACCGCGACTACTGGGGCTCGGCTGTCACGGCGTTCGACGTCCACGTCCCGCACAGCGAGATGGTCATCGAGGCGACCAGCCTGGTCGAGACCCACCCGGGGCCGAAGCACGCGGAGCCGGTGAGTTGGGCGGTGTTGCGCGACAGCCGGGTGCGCGACACCCACGTCGAGTACCTCACGCCCACCCCGCACACAGCCGTCGAAGCCGGGGTGTTCGCGGTGGCCCGCGAGATCGCCGGCGACCGACCGCCGCAGGCCGCGGCCCGCGAGGTCGCGGACTGGCTGCGCTCCGAGGTCGCCTACGTCCCCGGCTCCACCGGCGTGCACACCAAGGCGATGGAGGCCTGGTCCGAGCGCAGGGGCGTGTGCCAGGACCTGGCGCACCTCACTGTCGGCCTGCTGCGCTCACTCGGCATCCCGGCGCGTTACGTCTCCGGCTACCTGCACCCGGACCCGGACGCCGGCCTCGGGGTCGCGGTCACCGGGGAGAGCCACGCCTGGGTGCAGTGGTGGGACGGCGACTGGACGGCGTATGACCCGACCAACGGCAAGCCGGTCGGGCCCGAGCACGTAGTGGTCGCCCGCGGCCGCGACTACTGGGACGTGCCGCCGCACAAGGGCGTCTACCCCGGCCCGATCAGCACCTCGCTCGGCGTCGAGGTCGAGGTCACCCGGCTGGCCTGA
- a CDS encoding oxidoreductase, which produces MGWSSAGLPDLTGRRIVVTGANSGIGAAAAAAFAGAGAHVVLAVRDTARGAAAAARMSGSTEVRELDLADLSSVRRFAAGLDGNVDILVNNAGVMVVPQGRTVDGFETHIGTNHLGHFALTNLLLPRITGRVVTVASLAHQFGRLDPTDLSFQQRRYQRWPAYAQSKLANLLFTAELARRLTAAGSPVAAMACHPGYSATKLGTHTGNRVMNTGLAVLDRFAQNAVAGARPTLFAATADLPTDSYVGPDGPGEMWGAPKLVGRSGRARDGVAAEALWTVSERLTGTGR; this is translated from the coding sequence ATGGGTTGGAGCAGCGCGGGCCTGCCGGATCTGACGGGGCGTCGGATCGTCGTCACCGGGGCGAACAGCGGCATCGGTGCGGCGGCCGCGGCGGCCTTCGCCGGAGCCGGCGCGCACGTGGTGCTCGCGGTCCGCGACACCGCTCGCGGGGCGGCCGCCGCGGCGCGGATGAGCGGTAGCACCGAGGTCCGCGAACTCGACCTCGCCGACCTGTCCTCGGTCCGCCGATTCGCCGCCGGACTGGACGGCAACGTCGACATCCTGGTGAACAACGCGGGCGTGATGGTCGTGCCCCAGGGCCGCACCGTCGACGGGTTCGAGACCCACATCGGCACCAACCACCTCGGCCACTTCGCGTTGACCAACCTGCTGCTGCCGCGGATCACCGGGCGGGTGGTCACCGTCGCCTCGCTGGCCCACCAGTTCGGCCGCCTCGACCCGACCGACCTGTCCTTCCAGCAGCGCCGCTACCAACGTTGGCCCGCCTACGCCCAGTCCAAGCTGGCGAACCTGTTGTTCACCGCCGAACTGGCCCGCCGACTGACGGCGGCCGGTTCACCGGTGGCGGCGATGGCCTGCCACCCCGGCTACTCCGCGACCAAGCTGGGCACGCACACCGGCAACCGGGTCATGAACACCGGCCTCGCCGTCCTCGACCGATTCGCCCAGAACGCCGTCGCCGGCGCGCGGCCCACGCTGTTCGCGGCGACCGCCGATCTGCCCACCGACAGCTATGTCGGCCCGGACGGGCCGGGGGAGATGTGGGGCGCGCCCAAGCTGGTCGGGCGATCCGGTCGCGCCCGTGACGGCGTGGCCGCCGAGGCGTTGTGGACCGTGTCCGAACGGCTCACCGGAACTGGACGTTGA
- a CDS encoding uracil-DNA glycosylase has protein sequence MTTASPPGRAGGKPLSELVEPGWAKALEPVTATIAELGGFLRAELAAGRGYLPAGTNVLRAFTHPFEAVRVLIVGQDPYPTPGHAVGLSFSVAPATRPLPRSLQNIYQEYCADLGLPVPSSGDLSPWAAQGVLLLNRVLTVAPGNPGSHRGKGWEAVTEQAIRALVERDGQPLVAILWGRDAASLSPMLGEEIPQLTSAHPSPMSADRGFFGSRPFSRANELLAELGGDPIDWRLP, from the coding sequence GTGACGACCGCGAGCCCGCCCGGACGCGCCGGCGGCAAACCGCTGTCCGAACTGGTCGAACCCGGCTGGGCAAAAGCGCTGGAACCGGTGACCGCGACGATCGCCGAGTTGGGCGGGTTCCTGCGGGCCGAATTGGCCGCCGGACGTGGCTACCTGCCCGCCGGCACGAACGTGCTGCGGGCGTTCACGCACCCGTTCGAGGCGGTGCGGGTGTTGATCGTCGGGCAGGACCCGTACCCCACGCCCGGGCACGCGGTCGGGCTGTCGTTCTCGGTCGCGCCGGCTACCCGGCCGCTGCCGCGTTCGCTGCAGAACATCTACCAGGAATATTGCGCTGATCTCGGCCTGCCCGTGCCGTCGTCGGGGGACCTGAGTCCGTGGGCCGCCCAAGGCGTGCTGCTGTTGAACCGGGTGCTGACCGTCGCGCCCGGCAATCCCGGCTCGCACCGCGGCAAGGGTTGGGAGGCGGTGACCGAGCAGGCGATCCGCGCGCTGGTCGAGCGCGACGGCCAACCGCTGGTCGCGATCCTGTGGGGACGCGACGCGGCGAGCCTGTCCCCGATGCTGGGCGAGGAGATCCCGCAGCTCACCTCGGCCCACCCCAGCCCGATGTCGGCCGATCGCGGCTTCTTCGGCTCCCGGCCCTTCAGCCGCGCCAACGAACTGCTGGCCGAACTCGGCGGCGACCCGATCGACTGGCGTCTGCCCTGA
- the lepA gene encoding translation elongation factor 4: MPPSSPKPNRTDPALIRNFCIIAHIDHGKSTLADRMLQLTGVVDARNMRAQYLDRMDIERERGITIKSQAVRLPWAGHDGRMHVLNLIDTPGHVDFTYEVSRSLAACEGAVLLVDAAQGIEAQTLANLYLAMENDLTVIPVLNKIDLPAAQPEKFAAELAHIIGCDADDVLRVSAKTGEGVGELLHKIVADIPPPVGEPDAPARAMIFDSVYDTYRGVVTYVRVIDGHLSKREKILMLSTRATHELLEIGVSSPEPTSTDGLGVGEVGYLITGVKDVRQSKVGDTITDAIKPTTKALAGYREPKPMVFSGLYPIDGSDFPDLREALDKLQLNDASLVYEPESSAALGFGFRCGFLGLLHLEIVRERLEREAGLDLISTAPNVVYRVAKEDGKEFIVTNPSEYPDGKIAAVYEPVVRATVLAPSEFVGTIMELCQNRRGSLLGMDYLSADRVELRYSLPLAEIVFDFFDALKSRTRGYASLDYEVNGEQAADLVKVDILLQGEPVDAFSAIVHKDKAPEYATRMTKKLRQLIPRQQFEVPIQASIGARIIARENISAIRKDVLAKCYGGDITRKRKLLEKQKEGKKRMKMVGRVEVPQEAFIAALSTDESPEGKKSK; encoded by the coding sequence GTGCCGCCCTCCTCGCCGAAGCCCAACCGCACCGACCCGGCGCTGATCCGTAACTTCTGCATCATCGCCCACATCGACCACGGCAAGTCGACGTTGGCCGACCGCATGCTGCAGCTCACCGGCGTGGTCGATGCCCGCAACATGCGCGCCCAGTACCTGGACCGGATGGACATCGAGCGGGAGCGCGGCATCACCATCAAGAGCCAGGCGGTGCGCCTGCCCTGGGCCGGGCACGACGGCCGGATGCACGTGCTGAACCTGATCGACACCCCGGGCCACGTCGACTTCACCTACGAGGTGTCCCGGTCGCTGGCCGCCTGCGAGGGCGCGGTGCTGCTGGTCGACGCCGCCCAGGGCATCGAGGCCCAGACGCTGGCCAACCTGTACCTGGCGATGGAGAACGACCTGACCGTTATCCCGGTGCTGAACAAGATCGACCTGCCCGCCGCCCAACCGGAGAAGTTCGCCGCCGAGCTCGCGCACATCATCGGTTGCGACGCCGACGACGTGCTGCGGGTCAGCGCGAAGACCGGCGAGGGTGTCGGCGAGCTGCTGCACAAGATCGTCGCGGACATCCCGCCCCCGGTCGGTGAGCCGGACGCCCCGGCCCGGGCGATGATCTTCGACTCGGTCTACGACACCTACCGCGGCGTGGTCACCTACGTCCGCGTCATCGACGGGCACCTGAGCAAGCGCGAGAAGATCCTGATGCTGTCCACCCGGGCGACCCACGAGCTGCTCGAAATCGGGGTCAGCTCGCCGGAGCCCACTTCGACCGACGGCCTGGGCGTCGGCGAGGTCGGCTACCTGATCACCGGCGTGAAGGACGTGCGTCAGTCCAAGGTCGGCGACACCATCACCGACGCGATCAAGCCCACCACCAAGGCGCTGGCCGGGTATCGCGAGCCCAAGCCGATGGTGTTCTCCGGTCTGTACCCGATCGACGGTTCGGACTTCCCGGACCTGCGCGAAGCGTTGGACAAGCTGCAGCTCAACGACGCCTCGCTGGTCTACGAGCCGGAGAGTTCAGCGGCGCTGGGCTTCGGGTTCCGCTGCGGCTTCCTGGGGTTGCTGCACCTGGAGATCGTGCGGGAGCGCCTCGAGCGGGAGGCGGGGCTGGACCTGATCTCCACCGCCCCGAACGTCGTCTATCGGGTGGCGAAGGAGGACGGCAAGGAGTTCATCGTCACCAACCCGAGCGAGTACCCGGACGGCAAGATCGCTGCGGTGTACGAGCCGGTGGTGCGCGCCACCGTTCTCGCCCCGAGTGAGTTCGTCGGCACGATCATGGAACTCTGTCAGAACCGCCGCGGCTCGTTGTTGGGCATGGACTACCTGTCCGCGGACCGGGTGGAGCTGCGCTACAGCCTCCCGCTCGCCGAGATCGTGTTCGACTTCTTCGACGCGTTGAAGTCCCGCACCCGTGGCTACGCCTCGCTGGACTACGAGGTCAACGGTGAGCAGGCGGCCGACCTGGTCAAGGTCGACATCCTGCTGCAGGGCGAGCCGGTCGATGCCTTCTCCGCGATCGTGCACAAGGACAAGGCTCCGGAGTACGCGACCCGGATGACGAAGAAACTGCGCCAACTGATTCCCCGTCAGCAGTTCGAGGTACCGATCCAGGCCTCGATCGGCGCGCGGATCATCGCCCGGGAGAACATCAGCGCGATCCGCAAGGACGTGCTGGCCAAGTGCTACGGCGGTGACATCACCCGCAAGCGGAAGCTGCTGGAGAAGCAGAAGGAGGGCAAGAAGCGGATGAAGATGGTGGGTCGCGTCGAGGTCCCGCAGGAAGCCTTCATCGCCGCGCTGTCCACGGACGAGTCCCCGGAGGGGAAGAAGAGCAAGTAA
- a CDS encoding TetR/AcrR family transcriptional regulator, whose translation MPGSATALLDAEEFTLREQEILDVCAELLTEIGYERLTIDAVAARARASKATIYRRWPGKPALVGAAVRHVTDTASIAPEYTGDLRADLLSLITNARDRFSRQGRLMAGMVNAMQTDPELAALLRADIARCRASVDELIDRYALDIQVTAQNSELIRQLAPATLLMRVLVTGEPVDDDLLVRLVDHVMLPLLSSGRP comes from the coding sequence ATGCCGGGTTCCGCGACTGCACTCCTGGACGCCGAGGAGTTCACTCTGCGTGAGCAGGAAATCCTGGACGTCTGTGCCGAGTTGCTCACGGAGATCGGCTACGAACGGCTGACCATCGACGCCGTCGCAGCCCGCGCGCGGGCCAGCAAGGCGACGATCTACCGGCGGTGGCCCGGGAAACCGGCGCTGGTCGGGGCTGCGGTGCGACACGTCACCGACACCGCGAGCATCGCCCCGGAATACACCGGCGACCTGCGCGCCGACCTGCTCAGTCTGATCACCAACGCCCGCGACCGTTTCTCCCGGCAGGGCCGGCTGATGGCCGGGATGGTCAACGCGATGCAGACCGACCCGGAGCTCGCCGCGCTGCTGCGGGCGGACATTGCGCGTTGTCGAGCCAGCGTCGACGAACTGATCGACCGCTACGCCCTGGACATCCAGGTCACCGCCCAGAACTCCGAACTGATCCGGCAGTTGGCGCCGGCGACGCTGCTGATGCGGGTGCTGGTCACCGGCGAACCGGTCGACGACGACCTGCTGGTCCGCCTGGTCGACCACGTGATGCTGCCCTTGCTCTCCTCGGGTCGCCCTTGA
- a CDS encoding DHA2 family efflux MFS transporter permease subunit → MTTTDNASARNGSSVHQHHAPPKPTQDNHRRRWLGLFVIAFAQLMIVVDGTIITVALPAMSNALSIAPDDRQWVITVYTLSFGGLLLIGGRIADYLGLRRAFVIGLVGFGLASALGGAAQTFSMMLFARALQGVFGALLAPVALALVANLFSEARERAKAFAIFGAVAGGGSAIGLVLGGLLTEYVNWRWTMYINTPIAFLTVAGAYALLDEHRGEHPGRLDVIGTVLSSVGVLSLVYGFSEAERHGWAKPATLAFLGIGVALSLAFVVSQRIVANPVLPLRVLADRTRGGANLAVLLSAVAMFGSFFFLTFFMQGVLGYSPVKTGLGFLAVTAGIMVSSGIVSAVGHKVPPRYFFAGGLLGAGIGSFLLTGLTMHSTYTRNLMPALMLLGVSLGCVFVPAFNAATIGVAPRDASVASAVINTSQQVGTSLGVALLSTIAANRTKNFLSTHEFNPLNVLQAQVVGLNAAALGGGILLVGAALVTGWMVNIKKLDLSMVGEGAGMMALESPGSSTAIGVEQIEHLAAHPRTQPLGANHAVPVPMVGGDSAKLTDVPTPPRRSVDGVVPDTAAPGWAASGAPGARPIIGRPVGPRPTAASAEAPGPAEVGSVPGPAAGALSGDALAVVRDASGAPVAGAVWTVLDTAGRQLGHGRSGADGSFAFVAVDETDVVLVVRHPGHRPYACAVHLAGDGPGSAGLQVDVTLVSGLAVTGVVRGGDGGVIPGARVWLEDPTGDVIARTAADSGGRYEFADVPSGSYRLLAAGYSATGQDLTVADGRDVEAQLTVAPADLSA, encoded by the coding sequence ATGACCACGACCGACAACGCATCGGCCCGGAACGGGAGCTCCGTGCACCAGCACCACGCACCGCCCAAGCCCACCCAGGACAACCACAGGCGCCGCTGGCTCGGCCTGTTCGTGATCGCGTTCGCGCAACTGATGATCGTGGTCGACGGGACGATCATCACCGTCGCCCTGCCCGCGATGTCGAACGCGCTGAGTATCGCGCCGGACGACCGCCAGTGGGTCATCACGGTCTACACGTTGTCCTTCGGCGGTCTGCTGCTGATCGGCGGACGGATCGCCGACTACCTGGGCCTGCGCCGGGCGTTCGTGATCGGGCTGGTCGGGTTCGGCCTGGCCTCGGCGCTCGGCGGTGCGGCGCAGACCTTCTCGATGATGCTCTTCGCCCGAGCCTTGCAGGGCGTGTTCGGGGCGCTGCTGGCCCCCGTGGCGCTGGCGTTGGTCGCGAATCTGTTCAGTGAGGCCAGGGAACGGGCCAAGGCGTTCGCGATCTTCGGCGCGGTCGCCGGCGGTGGCTCGGCGATCGGGCTGGTCCTGGGCGGCTTGCTGACCGAGTACGTCAACTGGCGCTGGACGATGTACATCAACACCCCGATCGCCTTCCTCACCGTGGCCGGTGCCTACGCCCTGCTCGACGAGCATCGCGGCGAACACCCGGGCCGGCTGGACGTGATCGGCACCGTGCTGTCCAGCGTCGGGGTGCTCTCCTTGGTGTACGGGTTCTCCGAGGCCGAACGGCACGGTTGGGCCAAGCCCGCCACGTTGGCCTTCCTGGGAATCGGCGTGGCGCTGTCGCTCGCCTTCGTGGTCAGCCAGCGCATCGTGGCCAATCCGGTTCTGCCGTTGCGCGTGTTGGCCGACCGGACCCGCGGGGGCGCCAACCTCGCGGTGCTGCTGTCCGCGGTGGCGATGTTCGGGTCGTTCTTCTTCCTGACGTTCTTCATGCAGGGCGTGCTCGGGTACTCGCCGGTGAAGACCGGGCTGGGCTTCCTCGCGGTGACTGCCGGGATCATGGTGTCCTCGGGCATCGTCAGCGCGGTCGGGCACAAGGTGCCGCCCCGGTACTTCTTCGCCGGTGGCCTGCTCGGCGCGGGCATCGGTTCGTTCTTGCTCACGGGCCTGACGATGCACTCCACGTACACCCGCAACCTGATGCCCGCGCTGATGCTGCTGGGCGTGAGCCTCGGTTGCGTGTTCGTGCCCGCGTTCAACGCCGCGACGATCGGGGTCGCGCCGCGCGACGCGAGCGTCGCCAGCGCGGTGATCAACACCAGCCAACAGGTCGGCACGTCGCTGGGCGTCGCGCTGCTCTCGACGATCGCGGCCAACCGCACGAAGAACTTCCTGTCCACCCACGAGTTCAACCCGCTGAATGTGCTGCAGGCCCAGGTCGTGGGTTTGAACGCGGCCGCGCTCGGCGGCGGGATCCTCCTGGTCGGCGCCGCGCTGGTCACCGGCTGGATGGTCAACATCAAGAAGCTCGACCTGAGCATGGTCGGCGAGGGCGCCGGGATGATGGCCTTGGAGAGCCCCGGGTCGAGCACCGCGATCGGTGTCGAGCAGATCGAGCACCTGGCCGCGCACCCGCGTACGCAACCGCTCGGCGCGAATCACGCCGTGCCTGTTCCGATGGTGGGGGGCGACTCTGCCAAGCTGACTGACGTGCCCACTCCGCCGCGTCGTTCGGTCGACGGTGTCGTCCCCGACACCGCCGCTCCCGGTTGGGCCGCGTCCGGGGCCCCCGGTGCCCGCCCGATCATCGGCCGGCCGGTCGGCCCTCGCCCCACAGCGGCGTCCGCCGAAGCGCCGGGTCCCGCCGAGGTCGGCTCCGTGCCCGGCCCGGCGGCCGGCGCGCTGTCCGGCGATGCTCTGGCCGTGGTCCGGGACGCCTCCGGCGCCCCGGTGGCCGGTGCGGTCTGGACCGTGCTCGACACGGCGGGTCGCCAGCTGGGGCACGGCCGCAGCGGGGCCGACGGATCGTTCGCCTTCGTCGCCGTCGACGAGACCGACGTGGTGCTGGTCGTCCGGCATCCCGGGCACCGGCCGTACGCGTGCGCAGTGCACCTGGCCGGTGACGGCCCCGGCTCGGCCGGCCTGCAGGTCGACGTCACGCTGGTCTCCGGGCTGGCGGTCACCGGTGTCGTCCGCGGTGGTGACGGCGGGGTGATCCCAGGTGCGCGGGTCTGGCTGGAGGACCCGACCGGCGACGTGATCGCGCGGACCGCGGCCGACTCCGGCGGGCGCTACGAGTTCGCCGACGTCCCGTCCGGCTCCTACCGACTCCTAGCCGCCGGCTACTCCGCCACCGGCCAGGACCTGACGGTCGCCGACGGCCGCGACGTCGAGGCGCAGCTGACCGTGGCTCCCGCCGACCTCTCGGCCTGA
- a CDS encoding MOSC domain-containing protein — MIARILSVNVGPVRPRPTSKLGRTGIDKRAVAGPVHAGPLGLTGDGIADTVNHGGVHQAVYAFAREDQARWETELGYPIRPGAFGENLTTSGLDLNEAVIGERWRVGTAEFEVSCPRVPCATFQDFLGEPQWVNRFTAQGRVGTYLRVLVPGEVCAGQSIEPLHRPGHGITIGLAFAARTLRPGLLPRLLEAPELPLEWHERARAWMASA, encoded by the coding sequence GTGATCGCCCGGATCCTGTCGGTCAATGTCGGTCCGGTCCGACCCCGGCCGACCAGCAAGCTGGGCCGGACCGGGATCGACAAACGCGCGGTGGCCGGTCCGGTGCACGCGGGGCCGTTGGGCCTGACCGGCGACGGCATCGCCGACACCGTCAACCACGGTGGTGTGCACCAGGCCGTCTACGCCTTCGCCCGTGAGGACCAGGCGCGGTGGGAGACCGAACTCGGTTACCCGATCCGGCCCGGGGCGTTCGGGGAGAACCTGACCACGAGCGGCCTGGACCTGAACGAGGCCGTGATCGGGGAGCGCTGGCGGGTCGGGACGGCCGAGTTCGAGGTGTCCTGCCCGCGGGTACCGTGCGCGACGTTCCAGGACTTCCTGGGCGAGCCGCAGTGGGTGAACCGGTTCACCGCGCAGGGCCGGGTCGGCACGTACCTGCGGGTGCTGGTGCCCGGTGAGGTGTGCGCCGGCCAGTCGATCGAACCGCTGCACCGCCCGGGCCACGGCATCACGATCGGGCTGGCTTTCGCCGCACGCACGCTGCGCCCGGGGTTGCTGCCGCGGCTGTTGGAGGCCCCGGAGCTGCCCCTCGAGTGGCACGAGCGGGCCCGGGCCTGGATGGCGTCTGCCTGA
- the hemW gene encoding radical SAM family heme chaperone HemW, whose translation MDRQFGFYLHIPFCATRCGYCDFNTYTAEDLGGGATRAAYPAQAATEIRLAARMLTGPAGRPPVRTVFVGGGTPTLLAPAELGGLLDAIRAEFDLAPDVEITTEANPESVDAAALQQLRAVGFNRISFGMQSAREHVLRVLDRTHSPGRAAQCVAWAQAAGFEHVNLDLIYGTPGESDTDWAQSLHAAVAAGPDHVSAYSLIVEEGTRLAAQVRRGELPVPDSDVMADRYLMAEDILGAAGFEWYEVSNWARGPGAECRHNLLYWTDGDWWGIGPGAHSHRSGTRWWNVKHPREYAERLSAGASPEADREDLTEDQQALERVMLGLRLRAGLPVAALEDAGPALDRAVADGLLEPHAIAAGRAILTLRGRLLADAVIRDLTG comes from the coding sequence ATGGACCGTCAGTTCGGCTTCTACCTGCACATCCCGTTCTGCGCGACGCGATGCGGGTACTGCGACTTCAACACCTACACCGCCGAGGATCTCGGCGGCGGGGCCACGCGAGCCGCCTACCCGGCCCAGGCGGCCACGGAGATCCGGCTGGCCGCCCGGATGCTGACCGGGCCGGCCGGTCGCCCCCCGGTGCGGACCGTATTCGTCGGCGGGGGCACTCCGACCCTGTTGGCCCCGGCCGAACTCGGCGGCCTGCTCGACGCGATCCGGGCCGAGTTCGACCTGGCGCCCGATGTGGAGATCACCACCGAGGCGAACCCGGAATCCGTCGACGCCGCCGCGCTGCAGCAGTTGCGCGCCGTCGGGTTCAACCGGATCTCGTTCGGGATGCAGAGTGCCCGCGAACACGTGCTGCGGGTCCTGGACCGGACGCACTCCCCGGGCCGGGCCGCGCAGTGCGTGGCCTGGGCGCAGGCGGCCGGTTTCGAACACGTCAACCTCGACCTGATCTACGGCACCCCGGGGGAGAGCGACACCGACTGGGCGCAGTCGTTGCACGCGGCCGTGGCGGCGGGGCCGGATCACGTCAGCGCGTACTCGCTGATCGTCGAGGAGGGCACCCGACTGGCCGCCCAGGTGCGGCGCGGTGAACTGCCGGTCCCGGACTCCGACGTGATGGCCGACCGGTACCTGATGGCCGAGGACATCCTCGGCGCGGCCGGGTTCGAGTGGTACGAGGTGTCGAACTGGGCGCGCGGCCCGGGCGCCGAGTGCCGGCACAACCTTCTGTACTGGACCGACGGCGACTGGTGGGGCATCGGCCCGGGCGCGCACTCGCACCGGTCCGGGACGCGTTGGTGGAACGTCAAGCACCCCCGCGAGTACGCCGAACGACTGTCCGCCGGCGCCTCGCCGGAGGCCGACCGCGAAGATCTGACGGAGGATCAGCAGGCCTTGGAACGCGTGATGCTGGGGCTGCGGTTGCGCGCCGGGCTGCCTGTCGCGGCGCTGGAGGACGCCGGTCCCGCGCTGGACCGGGCGGTCGCGGACGGTCTTCTCGAACCGCACGCAATCGCCGCCGGCCGGGCAATTCTTACGCTGCGCGGGCGACTGCTGGCAGATGCCGTCATTCGGGATCTGACCGGCTGA